Proteins from one Pseudomonas grandcourensis genomic window:
- a CDS encoding chaperone modulator CbpM — MSSPLIVQLDMAEFCEAAELSDVYVIEIVEHGILEPQGAQPKDWVFNDYELTLAKRAAKLRRDLDLEWEGVALALDLLEEVQQLRAENRMLKQRLGRLVVE, encoded by the coding sequence ATGAGCAGTCCCCTGATCGTTCAACTGGACATGGCAGAATTCTGTGAGGCGGCCGAGTTGTCGGACGTCTACGTGATCGAAATCGTCGAGCACGGCATCCTCGAACCTCAGGGCGCTCAGCCCAAGGACTGGGTTTTCAACGACTACGAGCTGACCCTGGCCAAGCGCGCCGCCAAGCTGCGGCGCGACCTTGACCTGGAATGGGAAGGCGTCGCCCTGGCGCTGGACTTGCTTGAAGAAGTCCAGCAACTGCGGGCCGAGAACCGAATGCTCAAGCAGCGATTGGGGCGGTTGGTGGTGGAGTAG